The following is a genomic window from Candidatus Dormiibacterota bacterium.
TCGTTGACGGCTAAGTTGGCTTTGGCGCCGTCGTTGCGCGTAACCGTGACGTCAACGCCGGGCGGGAGTTCGGTAGCCTTCGTTGTGGCTAAAATGCTTTGGGCGACCGAGACCGCGTTGCTGCCGGCTTTCTTTGCGATGGCGATGCTGACCGCGGGTTGCGGAGCCTTGGATGCGTTCTTCTCGGCTCCGCCGTACGCGAATTGCGTGCGCGCTTCTTCGGGAATATAGCCGAGTTGGACGTCGGCCACCTGGCCGAGGGTGACCGGCTGGCCTTTGCTGACGCTGACGATCTGCGAACGCACTTGGTCGACGTTGGAGAAGACGGTCCCCACGTGAATCGTGAGTTCGTTGCGAGCGTCGCGGACGGTGCCGACCGGACGCGTGAGGTTCGTTACGCCTAGGGCCTGTGCGATTTGCCCGGGCGAGAGGCCGTACGCCGCGAGCTTGACCGGATCGATCGTGACGTTCACTTCGCGCGGGCGCCCGCCGTAGGTATCGATCGTCGAAACGCCGTCGATGGAACGAAGGGCATCGATCAGGTGTTCCGCCGCCGCATCGAGCTGGCCGCGGTTGTAGTTCGCGCCGTGCAAGGTGAGGACGACGATCGGAATGTCGTCGACCGAAAGCGGGGTGATCTGCGGCTGCGATGCTCCGGGCGGCAGCTCGTTGAGGTGCGCGAACACCTGGTCGTACAGGCTCACGAACGATTTGGTCGGGTCGTCGCCGACGTGGAACAGCACCGTCATGATCGAGACGTCCTGCGTCGAGGTCGAGTAGATGTGCTCGATGCCGGGAACTTCTTGAAGAACGCGTTCGCCGCGTTCGGTGACGAGTTTCTGCACTTCTTCGGACGAACCGCCGGGATACTGCGTGACGATCGTCGCGGCGGGCATCGTGATTTGCGGATTTTCCTGACGCGGGGTCTGGAAAATCGCCATCAAGCCCCAGACGCAAATCGCGATGACGATTGCGGGGGTCAGTTTCGACTGGAGAAAATACCGGGCGATGCGCCCGGCCATGCCTTGTTTGCTCATTAAGGCGACACCGTAACGCGTGCGCCATCGGTGAGTTGCGCGATATTGGTCACGGCGACGCGCGCGCCGGCGCGCAGGCCGCTCACTTCGACGGACGTACCGTTCACGACCCCGGGCTGCACCGGCATGAACGTGGCGCGATCCGATACGACCGCGAAGACGCCGGCTTGCCCGGCGCGCGTCACCATGGCCGCGAACGGCACGCTCACGCCGCGATGCGTGCTACCGGGAACCGAGACGCGTGCGAACATTCCGGGCAACAGCCCCGCGCGCGATGCGACGGCGATGCGCACCGTCGCAGAACGCAACGCTGCGTTATCGGACGGGACGACGGCGCGCACCGTTGCGGGGACTTGCGCCCCGCCCAATGCGTCGACGTGCACGGCGACGCTCGCTCCGGGCACGAGCGATGCCGCATTGTCCTCGGGGACGGCGACATCCAACTCGAGATCGTGGGTGTCTTGCACGGTCGCAACCGGGCTACCGGGCCCGACTACCGAGCCGGGTTCGACGAATTTTGAAGTAACGACCCCTGAAAACGGGGCGGTAATCGTAGCGTTTTGTAGCGGCACGCTCGCGGCCATGACGCCGGCTTGCGCTTGGGCCGCCATGCTTGCGGCTGCGCCGAGGCCGGCTTGGGCCTGCGCGACTCCGGCGCGCGCGGCTGCTAAGCTCGCCTGCGTTTCGTCCTGCTGCTGCTTGGAAATGGCGCCCTGCGCGTAGAGCGAGGACATACGGCCGGCCGTCGTCTGGGCGAGTTGGAGGCGGCTTTGCGCCTGCGCTACCTGGGCTTGGGCGGCCCGTTGGCTATCCGAGGCGGCCGCGGCTCCGGCACGCGCGCCGACTAATTGCGCGCCGTATTGTGAGGTATCGACCTGCGCCAGCACCGTTCCGGCGCTAACGCGATCGCCCACGCGAACGGAGACCGACACGATGCGCCCGGCCGATGCCGCGCCGACCGTGGCATTGCTGACGGCGCTGAGCGTCCCCGACAGTTCGATCGGCGATGAAAAAGAAGCCGTGCGAGCGATCGCGACGGAAACCGGAATGCTCTGTTCGGCCGAAGTATCGGGGCCGTGGGACGCGCAGCCGGAGATCAACACCCCGCCTGCCAAGGCTGCGGCGATCACGCTGTTACGCATTGCGCTTGGTGCCCCCGACGCCGAACATCGCCAGAAAATTGGACATCAGACACCAGCCGGTCAAGGACGACTGCAGCAGGTTGACTCCCACGAACGCCGTGAGCCACAACCAGCGCCGATCCAGGAGTGCGAGCGCCGCGCTGGCGAGCACGATGGTTCCGGCAACGCCGCGAACCGCGGCTTCGACTCTCCACCCGCGGTCTTTGGCCGGGCAGAGTAATGGATTAACGGCACTCATTGAATGTGAACTCCTTGCAAGCGGGTGACCTCGCCGAATATACCATACCCCCTAGGGTATTGCAAGCGTAACCCGATACCGAGTAGAGTAACGGTATGGCAAGAAAAAGCCGGGAACCGATTGTGCAGAGTGAGGGAAGGCTCGACATCGACCCCGAGACGACCCAGGCGATTTTGGCGCGTTTACGGCGCGTCGAGGGCCAAGTGCGGGCGATCGCCCGGATGATCGAGCAAGGGCGCGATTGCCACTCGATCGCGCAACAAATGGGCGCCGCAAAGTCGGCGCTGGAACGCGCGACCGTGCAGTTGATGGCTTCGAGTTTAGTTCAATGCATTCGGCCGAACAAAGACGGCGAGTTCGACCAAAAAGAGGTCGCCCGGCTTACCGATACGTTCGTAAAGATTTTGGGCTAAACCGTCGACGCGTATACCCGTTGATCGTCGCGCGCGAGCGCGAAGGTTTCGAGGATCGAGCGATCGAGGTAGCGCACGTGGCCGCGTTCGCGGCGGACGCCGCCGGCTTCTTCGAGCCGCGCGATAGCTCTGGCCGCAACTTCCTTTACCGTTCCGACCGCGGCGGCGATTTGCGATTGCGTCATCGTTTGCAGGGGCGGTAGCGCGATGGCCATTCCGGCCGTGGGCGTTGCGTGCTGCAAGAAAAACGACGCGATGCGGTTGGTAACGGGTTCGGTTGCCTGGGCGAAGAGCGCATCGGTGACGATGCGCAGCCGTTGCGCGCAGAGCGCGGCGAGCGAAAAGAGCAGCTCGGGATGTTGCCGTGCCTGCTCGCGCAATACTTCACGGGGTATCGCAAGAAATTTGGCGCTCTTCGATAAGACGATCGTACGCCCCATCGTGGCGCCGTCGTCCAGAAATGGGACCAGCGCGAAGAGTTCGCGCGGAGCGATACTGTAGTAGAAGCGGTCGCGCCCCGTATCTCCCGCAGCGTTTGCAAGCGTGCCCTCGATGACCAATCCGACGTACGGCCACGCCGCATTCTTTCGGATAACGGTTTTACCGCGGCGCGCAACCTGTACTTTAGACGCCTGCGCGATGGTGTGAAGCGAGCCCTCGGCTAAAGCGCGAAACGCGGGGACGCTGCGCAGCGTTGCGACGATCGCGTCGTCGTGCGGCATCGGGAGCACGCGCGTGACCTCGGCAAACCACTGGTCGTCCGACCATTTTTTGAGCGTAACCATGAACGAGCCGGGACGCCGGGCCTCCAGAACCTCGCGAAGCCAACTCGTATCCTTCGAGCTCGAGAAGGTCACCGGCCGAAGCGGGGTGAGATCGTCGCAGACGCCCAGGAGTTCTCGCTCGTCGAGCGAGGCGATCGCAATTGTGGTCATGGGTCGATTTTACACATCGATGCCGGAGCGTCCGCCCTCTTGGAGTGCCGACAGGCAAAACCTGCCATTTGGCTGAGCTTAAAAGGTGACT
Proteins encoded in this region:
- a CDS encoding efflux RND transporter permease subunit, translating into MSKQGMAGRIARYFLQSKLTPAIVIAICVWGLMAIFQTPRQENPQITMPAATIVTQYPGGSSEEVQKLVTERGERVLQEVPGIEHIYSTSTQDVSIMTVLFHVGDDPTKSFVSLYDQVFAHLNELPPGASQPQITPLSVDDIPIVVLTLHGANYNRGQLDAAAEHLIDALRSIDGVSTIDTYGGRPREVNVTIDPVKLAAYGLSPGQIAQALGVTNLTRPVGTVRDARNELTIHVGTVFSNVDQVRSQIVSVSKGQPVTLGQVADVQLGYIPEEARTQFAYGGAEKNASKAPQPAVSIAIAKKAGSNAVSVAQSILATTKATELPPGVDVTVTRNDGAKANLAVNELIERLVEAIVIVVLLLLVLGWREALVVATAIPLTLFITLGVGMMTGQSINRITLFALILGLGLLVDQAIVIVENIHRHYEVHPDRSKAESTVRAVAEIGSPTTLATVSVVL
- a CDS encoding efflux RND transporter periplasmic adaptor subunit; this encodes MRNSVIAAALAGGVLISGCASHGPDTSAEQSIPVSVAIARTASFSSPIELSGTLSAVSNATVGAASAGRIVSVSVRVGDRVSAGTVLAQVDTSQYGAQLVGARAGAAAASDSQRAAQAQVAQAQSRLQLAQTTAGRMSSLYAQGAISKQQQDETQASLAAARAGVAQAQAGLGAAASMAAQAQAGVMAASVPLQNATITAPFSGVVTSKFVEPGSVVGPGSPVATVQDTHDLELDVAVPEDNAASLVPGASVAVHVDALGGAQVPATVRAVVPSDNAALRSATVRIAVASRAGLLPGMFARVSVPGSTHRGVSVPFAAMVTRAGQAGVFAVVSDRATFMPVQPGVVNGTSVEVSGLRAGARVAVTNIAQLTDGARVTVSP
- a CDS encoding metal-sensitive transcriptional regulator, encoding MQSEGRLDIDPETTQAILARLRRVEGQVRAIARMIEQGRDCHSIAQQMGAAKSALERATVQLMASSLVQCIRPNKDGEFDQKEVARLTDTFVKILG
- a CDS encoding DUF2892 domain-containing protein, whose translation is MSAVNPLLCPAKDRGWRVEAAVRGVAGTIVLASAALALLDRRWLWLTAFVGVNLLQSSLTGWCLMSNFLAMFGVGGTKRNA
- a CDS encoding Crp/Fnr family transcriptional regulator, which produces MTTIAIASLDERELLGVCDDLTPLRPVTFSSSKDTSWLREVLEARRPGSFMVTLKKWSDDQWFAEVTRVLPMPHDDAIVATLRSVPAFRALAEGSLHTIAQASKVQVARRGKTVIRKNAAWPYVGLVIEGTLANAAGDTGRDRFYYSIAPRELFALVPFLDDGATMGRTIVLSKSAKFLAIPREVLREQARQHPELLFSLAALCAQRLRIVTDALFAQATEPVTNRIASFFLQHATPTAGMAIALPPLQTMTQSQIAAAVGTVKEVAARAIARLEEAGGVRRERGHVRYLDRSILETFALARDDQRVYASTV